One Oryza brachyantha chromosome 3, ObraRS2, whole genome shotgun sequence DNA segment encodes these proteins:
- the LOC102701437 gene encoding protein NO VEIN isoform X1, which yields MSGRDHHQWPPRRGYDPRDPATAWQGDASTSAAAAAAGVNPYIYVPNPQYVPNPLNLVFNHVLHNPAALAAYHHHQQQQQYHHHQQLLHPSAYAPNPTHNLQHRPAAPAAPTPAQPQSNNNKKKQETPPQAQAQPPPSLPPPQQYAALERAHAAARKARDKIIKAGEGVTGWKVAQAVLVALKVDSWGSLGVQLHEVPLLRDLFLIEGKVNTFIHCYVAARKIVSVYDLESEICKNESVGEFEELGLGPFLQQPLVAHYFSVPADLSMIPKLSSEEIIKWLQKFMDSSKKKITVENFLDYLAEQNSISGKENLGVRIQSLRLHISFLRQARRTEVSAVKIQGTSSGSCDNSHEKDLVKNRKFHLSKQALDERFSAITSRIKKLPGINKHIRFDSTDDETDGNSSSECDAVENSNSKHGCAAIDNKDVDKRVSSCPYPSKTEEMERLGLKSEVSKKPPLDSNKVKESGKKGYMREKRKSEENRSPSSMCKQPKKKQKVQMQKQELLPNCSLNIGKLEKFITTWKEACHEHPVEQVLELLANYYVETPKEKKKIIKFFSKYPGIGFLNVAVRAMGCGLLDSLYDAINVFNENKSSSSIADTTTELMEVEPPPSKKKSKCVAKEANDSNDGSKDPGFSVTTDDVIGGITEFFESNHGVSRADALQGGKSTFLRMLINCETFITAKFSASQFSALGHGTFLEFLGKHEQHLPPKLSPFLKEGKFVPSSVEVSVLQQQIEVLLCQAEGNWLEDGGFSEDSFSMLLKRQFPTIGFDIVQNKSGEGLLESIERRRKNIQTNNIMFSMSLLEKRWSGIVQGNHDTVDGLMNDVQQSCSVTVSSQEAIKCLLKAPMLSDLLAWSHWDLLFAPSLGSFIHWLLNTGPVQDLACIVTTDGRFIRVDPSATIDQYLEGIIQCSPFQVAAKLLSLLHIYNGSTNTPISLLKCYAQRAIGIIMDNGNDLLNTNSEGKSFSARNIRSDMPTDVHDTVHLVAKFILDCLGHLPSEFRSLAADILLAGLRTITKNCYSAILHEATETGQLCMLHDIGLSLGVAEWAEDCRRLCLTDEIHAKAEIHASSRYPSDASGVATCENNLLNATDVDITNERGKSLSGKENQIVAVSKNQNILNLVTTKLDTAESNANQSPTMGEVKLEEATQVIETIRREEFGLDQSLSYTDNSLLKKQHARLGRALHCLSQELYSQDSHLLLELVQNADDNTYLEGVEPTLAFILQDNGIVVLNNESGFSAENIRALCDVGNSTKKGSNQGYIGNKGIGFKSVFRVTDAPEIHSNGFHVKFDITEGQIGFVLPTAVAPYNTYSVSRMLSVEDDKNSPSFWNTCIVLPFRAKFREGTGMHSIASMFSDLHPSLLLFLHRLKCIKFKNMMNDTLLVMRRKALGNGIVRISHGNDIMSWLVVSKKLQGTIVRHDVCSTEIAVAFTLQETQKGEYEPYLKLQPVFAYLPLRNYGLKFIVQGDFVLPSSREEVDADNAWNQWLLSEFPSLFVSAQESFCALPFFQSCPGKAVTTFMSFVPLVGEVHGFFCQLPHLILSKLRLTRCLVLEGSSLQWVYPCNTLRGWDEQTRILFSDSLLQEHLGLGYLSKDIIISDTLSRALGIHDYGPKVLIDIMSSICGVDGCIESLGLEWLCAWFIALHLSLMYHSSRNPSSTASPEDLLCALRKIPCIPLSNGSFSSIADGPIWLPYDVLNSKPDSKSSMLNFPVLYSNLRIINPQLLSVSGQNKYLTEEMRANDLMDILLKMGLRKLSGHDIIKNHILVSLSSDTEANMANTMMIEYVSFVMLHFQSPCASCNFEKEEIMSELRRRPILLTNHGYKCPSDEPIHFSKEYGNSVDISKLLLNVEIKWIEIDSCYLMNRRSDSLPPLELKKWRQFFEEMGVTDFVQVVKVEKNISQAGSFVAGRLSQGHNSGAYCTVYDWESPELASILSTFSSKECRENCVYLLEVLDKFWDAHYSAKAKIHTDVTHSGETIAVESSFMNSIQSLKWIASAMDEDLHYPTDLFYNTEDVSSILGSVAPYAVPQICSRSLAKDIGFKMKVSYSDALMILKSWIASQNPFTASMDQMFKFYTFVSEGFAAATIDIKQEFLSCFSIFTPLKRARSSDPVAGKFLSPKDLYWHDPTGCSEIITEKAISMKMSMFPRRMLSSTYPSLCEFFTEACGVPKVPKTSDYVDILLGLSNAALPSQVTNQVFRVFARWANDLHSANGNMNDILFLKGSLQKLETTILPTLGDKWVSLHPSFGLVCWVDDNELKQHVEDYNGVDFIQFGELSYEDNQMLYGRLAALMKSLGIPALSKVVYREAIFYGTMDNREKVTLISLLLSYMQRYIYKMHRDTYINFQQNEITKLINLQVIIVEKLFHKYKLKGRESSSNRRFKCNCLLQGNILYATQEADSHSLFLELSRLFFDGSADLHFANFLHMVKTMADSGTTAEQIESFIVNNQNVPDLPEQEAVWSFSSLVMADQDVDCQKTECPSVCDSKKTEFRSTCELNISKYQRMSGVASSWPPNDWRTAPDFITSHNNQYASVQETNLNNGVPSLDLTKVAECENSGYVWGPVELEGDWITEEDLGSENTVLAERIVATGDEPHMMMSNNSANVPTYLDLETGSSANSVVDIELTEFNDKLANVSKQRDRLCIKAPDTNEVLQTGRRGEAAAHQYFVDIFGSNNVRWVNQDSETGLPYDIVITHKEGFTEYVEVKATKYCTKEWFHITSREWQFALEKGDSSSIAYVVFSGTKKARFLILKNPYKLCQQKSLHLALVMSESVMAQQRGETKRRYFEGNSDLQTEVNR from the exons ATGAGCGGCCGCGACCACCACCAGTGGCCGCCTCGCCGAGGGTACGACCCCCGCGACCCGGCCACCGCGTGGCAGGGCGACGCCTCgacctccgcggcggcggcggcggcaggggtgAACCCCTACATCTACGTCCCCAACCCCCAGTACGTCCCGAACCCCCTCAACCTCGTCTTCAACCATGTGCTCCACAaccccgccgccctcgccgcctaccatcaccaccagcagcagcagcagtaccaccaccaccagcagctccTCCATCCATCTGCATACGCCCCGAACCCTACCCATAATCTCCAGCACCGCCCTGCCGCCCCCGCGGCGCCCACGCCGGCTCAGCCTCagtctaataataataagaagaaGCAGGAGACGCCTCCGCAGGCCCAGGCACAGCCGCCGCCATCCCTGCCCCCGCCACAGCAATACGCGGCTCTTGAGAGGGCGCATGCGGCTGCGAGGAAGGCACGGGATAAGATCATTAAGGCCGGCGAGGGCGTTACAGGGTGGAAGGTGGCGCAAGCGGTGCTGGTGGCGCTCAAAGTGGATTCCTGGGGCTCTCTCGGTGTCCAGCTCCATGAGGTGCCCCTCCTGCGAGACCTCTTCCTCATCGAGGGCAAG gTGAATACTTTTATCCATTGCTATGTTGCAGCAAGGAAAATTGTATCAGTTTATGATTTAGAGTCTGAGATATGCAAGAATGAGAGCGTTGGGGAGTTTGAAGAGTTGGGATTGGGGCCTTTTCTTCAGCAGCCACTTGTTGCACATTACTTTTCAGTACCTGCTGATTTGTCCATGATACCTAAGCTTAGTAGCGAGGAGATTATAAAATGGCTTCAGAAGTTTATGGATAGctctaaaaagaaaattacagtGGAAAACTTCTTGGATTATCTTGCAGAGCAAAATTCAATCTCTGGAAAGGAAAACCTCGGTGTACGGATACAGAGCTTGag GTTGCATATTTCCTTTCTCCGGCAGGCTAGGAGAACTGAAGTGTCTGCTGTTAAAATTCAAGGCACCTCCAGTGGCTCATGTGATAATAGTCATGAGAAGGATTTggtgaaaaatagaaaatttcatTTGAGCAAACAGGCATTGGACGAGAGGTTCAGTGCTATAACTAGTCGTATTAAGAAATTACCAGGTATCAATAAGCATATCCGTTTTGATTCAACCGATGATGAAACTGATGGCAATTCTAGCTCCGAGTGCGATGCAGTTGAGAACAGCAATAGTAAACATGGTTGTGCTGCTATTGATAACAAGGATGTTGATAAGCGTGTTAGTAGCTGTCCGTATCCTTCAAAAACAGAAGAAATGGAACGCCTTGGCTTGAAGTCTGAAGTGAGTAAAAAGCCACCTTTGGATAGTAACAAGGTAAAAGAGAGTGGCAAAAAGGGTTAcatgagagaaaaaaggaaatctGAAGAAAATAGGAGCCCCAGCTCCATGTGCAAGCAGCCGAAGAAGAAGCAAAAGGTGCAAATGCAAAAACAGGAGTTATTACCTAACTGCTCCCTGAATATAGGAAAGTTAGAGAAATTCATAACCACCTGGAAAGAAGCATGCCATGAACATCCAGTTGAACAG GTTTTGGAGTTGTTAGCAAATTACTATGTGGAAACAccaaaggagaagaagaaaataataaagtttTTCTCCAAATACCCTGGCATTGGCTTCCTAAATGTTGCT GTTAGAGCGATGGGATGTGGACTGTTGGATAGTCTTTATGACGCGATCAATGTCTTTAATGAGAATAAATCATCATCAAGTATTGCTGACACCACCACTGAGCTTATGGAAGTTGAGCCCCCACCaagtaaaaagaaatcaaaatgTGTTGCAAAAGAAGCCAATGATAGCAATGATGGCAGCAAGGATCCTGGattca GTGTCACCACTGATGATGTTATCGGGGGAATtactgaattttttgagtccaATCATGGAGTGTCCAGAGCCGATGCTTTGCAAGGGGGAAAATCTACATTCCTGAGAATGCTTATCAACTGTGAAACATTCATAACTGCTAAATTTTCAGCCAGCCAATTTAGCGCTCTTGGCCATGGTACTTTCCTCGAGTTTTTGGGGAAACATGAGCAACATTTACCCCCGAAGTTGAGCCCTTTCTTGAAAGAGGGAAAGTTTGTTCCTTCATCGGTGGAAGTTTCTGTACTGCAGCAACAGATTGAAGTTTTACTCTGCCAAGCTGAGGGTAACTGGCTTGAAGATGGCGGTTTTTCAGAGGATAGTTTCTCTATGCTTCTTAAAAGGCAATTTCCAACTATTGGCTTTGATATTGTGCAAAACAAATCTGGAGAAGGACTTCTCGAGTCTATAGAGAGACGAAGGAAAAACATACAAACAAATAACATCATGTTTTCTATGTCTTTGTTGGAGAAACGGTGGTCTGGAATTGTTCAAGGTAACCATGATACTGTTGATGGGCTAATGAATGATGTTCAACAATCTTGTTCTGTTACAGTCTCATCACAAGAAGCAATAAAGTGTTTGCTTAAGGCTCCAATGCTTTCAGATCTACTTGCTTGGTCACATTGGGATTTGTTGTTTGCTCCCTCTCTAGGCTCCTTCATACACTGGTTGCTGAATACAGGTCCAGTTCAAGATCTAGCTTGCATTGTGACCACGGATGGTAGGTTTATTAGAGTCGATCCATCTGCTACGATTGACCAATATTTAGAAGGCATTATTCAATGTTCACCATTTCAAGTGGCAGCGAAGCTGCTTTCCTTGCTACACATTTATAATGGTTCTACTAACACTCCAATTTCCTTGTTGAAATGTTATGCGCAACGAGCAATAGGTATCATAATGGACAACGGCAATGATTTGCTGAACACTAATTCTGAAGGTAAATCCTTTAGTGCAAGGAACATTAGGTCTGATATGCCAACTGATGTTCATGACACTGTTCATCTGGTTGCCAAATTTATACTTGACTGTCTTGGTCATCTACCTTCTGAATTCCGGAGTCTTGCAGCAGATATATTATTGGCAGGACTTCGAACTATTACAAAGAATTGTTATTCAGCCATCTTGCATGAAGCCACTGAAACTGGGCAGCTGTGCATGCTTCATGATATTGGGTTGTCACTTGGTGTAGCAGAATGGGCTGAAGATTGTCGTAGATTATGTTTGACTGACGAAATTCATGCAAAGGCAGAGATACATGCTTCTTCTAGGTACCCATCAGATGCATCTGGAGTTGCTACATGTGAAAACAACTTGCTTAATGCTACTGATGTTGATATAACAAATGAGAGGGGCAAGTCATTGTCTGGCAAGGAGAATCAAATTGTTGCTGTAagtaaaaaccaaaatatattaaatcttGTCACAACAAAGCTTGATACTGCAGAATCCAACGCTAACCAATCTCCCACGATGGGAGAAGTGAAACTTGAGGAAGCAACCCAAGTTATTGAGACCATACGCCGTgaagaatttggtttggatcAGTCCTTAAGTTACACTGATAATAGTTTGTTAAAAAAGCAGCACGCTCGACTTGGCAGAGCACTTCATTGTCTCTCACAAGAACTATACTCCCAGGATTCTCACCTACTTCTTGAGCTG GTACAGAATGCCGATGATAATACTTATCTTGAGGGTGTTGAGCCCACATTAGCATTTATTCTTCAAGACAATGGTATTGTTGTTCTCAACAATGAGAGTGGCTTCTCTGCTGAAAACATTCGAGCACTATGTGATGTTGGTAACTCAACAAAGAAAGGATCCAACCAGGGATATATTGGAAATAAGGGCATTGGATTCAAATCAGTATTTCGG GTAACTGATGCTCCAGAGATCCATTCAAATGGTTTCCACGTGAAATTTGATATTACAGAAGGTCAAATTGGTTTTGTATTGCCAACTGCAGTTGCACCTTACAATACCTATTCTGTAAGTAGAATGCTATCTGTTGAAGACGACAAGAACTCTCCTTCCTTTTGGAATACTTGCATTGTTCTTCCATTCAGAGCAAAATTTAGGGAGGGCACTGGTATGCACTCCATTGCATCTATGTTTTCAGATCTCCACCCATCTCTCCTCCTGTTCCTTCATCGACTAAAATGTATCAAGTTTAAGAACATGATGAACGATACCCTTTTGGTTATGAGAAGGAAGGCCCTTGGTAATGGCATTGTGAGAATTTCACATGGGAATGATATAATGAGTTGGTTGGTAGTTAGCAAGAAGTTACAGGGCACAATTGTACGCCATGATGTGTGCTCTACAGAGATAGCTGTGGCATTTACATTACAGGAGACTCAGAAAGGAGAGTATGAGCCTTACTTGAAGCTACAACCCGTATTTGCTTATCTACCTCTAAGGAACTATGGTCTTAAATTCATTGTTCAAGGAGATTTTGTTTTACCCTCTTCCAGAGAGGAAGTGGATGCTGATAATGCATGGAACCAGTGGTTGTTGTCTGAATTTCCTTCTTTGTTTGTCAGTGCGCAAGAATCCTTTTGTGCTCTTCCCTTCTTCCAGAGTTGCCCTGGAAAGGCTGTTACAACCTTCATGAGTTTTGTTCCTCTAGTGGGAGAAGTTCATGGGTTCTTTTGTCAGCTCCCTCACTTGATCCTTTCCAAGTTGCGTCTCACCCGCTGCCTGGTTTTAGAGGGCTCTAGTTTGCAATGGGTCTACCCATGCAACACACTTCGCGGTTGGGATGAACAGACTAGAATATTGTTTTCTGATAGCTTACTTCAGGAGCATCTTGGTCTTGGATACCTATCAAAAGATATAATCATATCTGATACATTATCAAGGGCCCTAGGTATTCATGACTACGGACCAAAAGTTTTGATTGATATCATGTCATCTATCTGTGGAGTTGATGGTTGTATTGAGTCACTGGGGCTGGAATGGCTATGTGCTTGGTTCATTGCTCTTCATTTATCATTGATGTACCATTCTTCTCGAAATCCTTCATCAACAGCAAGCCCTGAAGATCTTTTATGTGCTCTCAGAAAAATACCATGTATTCCACTTTCAAATGGTTCATTTAGCTCCATAGCAGATGGACCTATATGGTTGCCTTACGATGTCCTCAATTCAAAACCTGACTCCAAAAGTAGCATGCTGAACTTTCCAGTTCTATATAGTAACCTACGCATAATAAATCCTCAGCTTCTCTCTGTGTCTGGTCAAAACAAGTATCTCACAGAAGAAATGAGAGCAAATGACCTGATGGACATTCTGCTGAAAATGGGACTGCGGAAGTTATCTGGACATgacattataaaaaatcacatcctGGTGTCCTTGTCTAGTGACACAGAAGCGAATATGGCCAATACAATGATGATAGAGTATGTGAGCTTTGTAATGCTTCACTTTCAGTCTCCTTGTGCAAGCTGTAACTttgaaaaagaagagataATGTCAGAACTACGGAGGAGGCCTATCTTACTTACAAACCATGGCTACAAGTGCCCATCTGATGAACCAATTCACTTCAGTAAAGAATACGGAAATTCTGTGGACATAAGCAAGCTACTTCTGAATGTAGAAATAAAATGGATTGAAATTGATAGTTGTTATTTGATGAATCGTCGTTCAGATTCATTACCACCACTTGAACTTAAAAAATGGAGACAATTTTTTGAGGAGATGGGCGTGACAGACTTTGTTCAGGTAGTGAaagttgagaaaaatatttctcaGGCTGGTTCTTTTGTCGCAGGAAGACTTTCTCAAGGTCATAATTCTGGAGCATACTGCACTGTGTATGACTGGGAGTCACCAGAATTGGCTAGTATTTTGTCAACATTTTCTTCAAAAGAATGTCGAGAAAATTGTGTGTATCTTCTGGAGGTGCTTGACAAATTCTGGGATGCTCACTATAGTGCAAAAGCTAAAATCCACACAGATGTGACACATTCTGGTGAAACCATAGCAGTTGAATCGTCCTTTATGAATTCTATTCAGAGCTTGAAATGGATAGCATCAGCTATGGATGAGGACCTTCATTATCCAacagatttattttataatacggAAGATGTGAGCTCCATTCTAGGTAGTGTGGCGCCATATGCTGTACCTCAG ATATGCAGCAGATCACTTGCGAAAGATATTGGATTCAAAATGAAGGTATCATATAGTGATGCTTTGATGATCCTCAAATCCTGGATTGCTTCACAGAACCCTTTTACTGCAAG TATGGACCAGATGTTCAAATTCTACACCTTTGTGTCAGAAGGTTTTGCCGCTGCAACTATTGACATTAAACAGGAATTTTTGTCTTGCTTCTCTATATTTACACCACTAAAGCGTGCTCGATCTAGTGATCCTGTTGCTGGAAAATTCTTGTCCCCAAAAGACCTATATTGGCATGACCCAACAGGCTGTTCTGAAATAATAACAGAGAAAGCCATTTCAATGAAGATGAGTATGTTCCCGAGAAGGATGCTATCTTCAACCTATCCCAGCCTTTGTGAATTCTTTACTGAGGCATGTGGTGTACCAAAGGTTCCAAAGACATCAGATTATGTTGATATACTGTTGGGGCTGTCGAATGCTGCATTACCTTCACAAGTCACTAATCAG GTCTTCCGTGTGTTTGCAAGGTGGGCTAATGATCTCCATTCTGCAAATGGCAACATGAACGATATATTGTTCTTGAAAGGATCTCTTCAAAAGTTGGAGACGACAATACTGCCAACCTTGGGTGATAAATGGGTCTCTCTGCATCCTTCTTTTGGCCTTGTTTGCTGGGTAGATGATAATGAGTTGAAGCAACACGTTGAGGACTACAATGGTGTTGACTTCATACAATTTGGAGAACTTTCTTATGAGGACAATCAAATGTTGTATGGGAGACTTGCTGCATTGATGAAAAGCCTAGGTATCCCTGCACTTTCTAAG GTTGTTTATCGTGAAGCAATATTTTATGGTACAATGGACAACAGAGAAAAGGTTACATTAATCTCTTTGCTATTATCATATATGCAACGCTACATCTATAAGATGCATagagatacatatataaactttcaACAAAATGAGATCACAAAGCTTATCAATCTCCAAGTTATTATCGTTGAGAAGTTATTCCACAAGTATAAGCTGAAAGGACGTGAGAGTTCTTCTAACAGAAGATTCAAATGCAATTGTCTATTGCAG GGAAATATTCTATATGCTACACAAGAAGCTGATTCACATTCACTTTTTCTGGAGCTGTCTAGACTTTTCTTTGATGGATCTGCTGATCTGCACTTCGCAAACTTTCTGCACATGGTCAAAACCATGGCAGATTCGGGCACCACAGCTGAACAAATAGAGTCTTTTATCGTCAATAATCAGAATGTCCCTGATTTGCCTGAGCAGGAAGCTGTTTGGTCCTTTTCTTCCTTGGTCATGGCCGACCAAGATGTTGATTGCCAAAAAACTGAATGCCCATCTGTATGTGACAgtaaaaaaactgaatttcGATCTACGTGTGAACTTAATATTTCCAAGTATCAAAGAATGTCGGGAGTTGCTTCAAGTTGGCCACCTAATGATTGGAGAACAGCTCCAGATTTCATAACATCTCACAATAACCAGTATGCATCAGTTCAGGAGACAAACTTGAACAATGGTGTACCATCGTTAGACTTAACCAAGGTTGCTGAGTGTGAAAACTCAGGATATGTTTGGGGTCCTGTTGAGCTTGAAGGGGATTGGATTACAGAAGAGGATTTGGGGTCAGAAAATACAGTGCTTGCAGAACGTATAGTGGCAACTGGCGATGAGCCTCATATGATGATGTCGAATAACTCTGCCAATGTGCCGACTTATTTGGATTTGGAAACTGGAAGTTCAGCAAACTCAGTTGTGGATATTGAGCTAACAGAATTCAATGATAAACTGGCCAATGTTTCAAAACAGAGGGATAGGCTCTGCATAAAGGCTCCAGACACAAACGAGGTGTTGCAAACTGGCAGGCGTGGCGAAGCTGCAGCCCACCAATattttgttgatatttttgggtccAATAATGTCAGGTGGGTGAATCAAGATAGTGAAACGGGATTGCCTTATGACATTGTTATCACGCACAAAGAGGGTTTCACGGAGTATGTGGAAGTGAAGGCAACAAAATATTGTACCAAAGAATGGTTCCACATTACATCGAGGGAATGGCAGTTTGCATTAGAGAAAGGGGATTCATCAAGTATTGCCTATGTTGTGTTTTCAGGTACAAAGAAGGCAAGATTTCTCATTTTGAAGAACCCATACAAGCTTTGTCAGCAGAAATCATTGCACCTTGCCCTCGTAATGTCAGAGAGCGTAATGGCGCAACAGCGTGGTGAAACAAAACGCCGTTACTTTGAAGGCAACTCTGATTTGCAAACTGAGGTTAACCGTTGA